The Mariluticola halotolerans nucleotide sequence TGCGTAATTCAGCCTTGAAACCTGAGAGTTTCCAGAGGTCTGGCAGCGAAAGTAATGGGGACATTATTGTTAGCCAGTCTGCTGGGCATAAGAAAAATCTTTTCGTTGAGATCAAGAGTTACCACGCGAGGGAGCGTCTGCTTAGAGGGCTGACAGACATTCCGTCTCCAAAAGTTGGAATCGGCTTTTTTCAACAGCCGCATGAATTTAACGCGAAAAGAACGCAAACTCTTTTAGCGTCTCACGCTGCCGCAATATACTTGCCGGAAGAAACTTATGACTTAGTTGAAGAGGCGGCAAAGGTGCAGCTTACTGTGAAGCAAGACCGGTTTTATCGACGTCTCGGTCAATTTGTAGATGATATGATTGCATTTGTGGAAACGGGCGATATTAATCCTTTTCCGATATAAGGCCCGCCAAGCTGATGAGGCTTTCCTCGTAGTTATTTCGAAGTTCGCACTCCCAAACGACGAGTACTTTGAACCCAAATCTTTTTAACTCTTTTTTGTTGCGATTATCTCTCGCTACGGTTTTTTCAATTTTTGTCCGCCAAAAATTTTCTCGCGTCGTCGGCCACCTAAACAGATGACAGTCATGCCCGTGCCAAAAGCATCCATTCACAAAAATTACTGCGTGATATTTGGGCAGCACCAGGTCGGGTTTGCCCGGCAGTCTCTTGTCATGCAGGCGAAACCTGAAGCCAAGTCGGTGCAGGCCCTGTCTTACGATCATTTCCGGCCTGGTATTCTTGCCGCGGATGCCAGACATCATCCGGCTTCGCGTGGCCTTGTCTACCACATCAGCCAATCAGGCAACTTTCCCCAACGGCGCAGCCAGCGTCTCGGCAATATGCGGTGCCATGTGACGGGCGACTGCTTCGACAACGGGAACAACAACCGAGTTTCCGAACTGCCGATAAGCCTGGGTGTCGGAGACTGGAATGCGGAAATTGTATTCGCCCGGCTTTTCGAAGCCCATCAGCCTTGCACATTCACGTGGGGTCAGCCGCCGGGGATTTTTCCCCTTTTGCTCAACGAGGATCTCTGACCCATCCTTGTGGTAGCGCGCCGAAAGTGTTCTGGCGACGTCATCAGGACCGACCAAACCGAATCCGAACCCGTTTCCCTTCGCTTCGTGTTTTTCCTTGTAGGTACGCAGGTACTGCCAAAGGTGGTCACTCAGGGTATATTTCTCGTCGACTTCTGGCTCAAGAATGTCGCGCATC carries:
- a CDS encoding very short patch repair endonuclease, which encodes MVDKATRSRMMSGIRGKNTRPEMIVRQGLHRLGFRFRLHDKRLPGKPDLVLPKYHAVIFVNGCFWHGHDCHLFRWPTTRENFWRTKIEKTVARDNRNKKELKRFGFKVLVVWECELRNNYEESLISLAGLISEKD